The genomic DNA GGGACCCGCGCTCCATCTCCATCTCGCTCTACGGCGCGCCCGGCGATCCCGACGCGCTGCGCGAGCTGGGCGACGCCGGCGTCACGCGGGCGATCTTCGCGCTGCCGCCGAAGGGCGCCGCCGACGTCCTGCCGCTGCTCGATCGCTACGCCGGCGCCATGCGCGCCGCGCGCGCGTAGCGCGCCCTCTTCCGTGGCGCTCACCGTTCGCGTGCTCGAGGCGGTGCGCGACGTGCCGCGCGAGGCGTGGGACGCGCTCGTCGCGGACGAGTCGCCGTTCCTCGAGTGGGAGTGGCTCGCGGCGTTGGAGGAAGGCAAGACGGTCACGCGCGAGACGGGGTGGCTGCCGCAGCACCTGGGCCTCTACGACGGCGATCGCCTCGTCGGCGCCTGCCCGCTCTACGTGAAGGCGCACTCGATGGGCGAGTTCGTGTTCGACCAGGGGTGGGCGACGGCGGCGCGCCGCGCCGGCATCGACTACTACCCGAAGCTGCTCGTCGCGGTCCCGTTCACCCCGGTCACGGGGGCGCGCTTCCTCGCCCGTCCGCACGATGCGGCGATGGTCCGCACGGCACTCGCGACGATGCTCGAGCGCCTGTGTGCGGAGCACGACTTCTCGTCGGTGCACGTGAACTTCTGTCGCGACGAGGAGGTCGCCGCGCTCGCGGCGCGCGGGTGGCTGCGGCGCACGGGCTTCCAGTACAAGTGGCGGAACGAGGGCTACGGCAGCTTCGACGACTACCTGGCGAGCCTGCGCGCGAAGCGGCGCAACCAGACCCGGCGCGAGCGGCGCGAGCTCGAGGCGCAAGGGGTGGAGATCACCGCATACACGGGCGACGCGATCGGGCCGGATCTGGCGCCCATCATGTTCCAGCTCTACCGCACGACCGTCGACCAGCTCCCGTGGGGCCAGCGCTACCTCACCCGGCGCGTGTTCGACGTCGTGCTCGAGCGCTTCCGCCACCGCCTGTGCGTGATCCTCGCGCGGCAGGGCGGTGAGATCGTCGCCGGCACGTTCAACGTCCAGAAGGGCGACGCGCTCTACGGCCGCTACTGGGGGACGCTCCGCTACCTGCGCCACCTCCACTTCAACGTCTGCTACTACGCGGCGATCGAGCACTGCATCCGCCACGGCCTCGCCCGCTTCGAGCCCGGGGCGGGCGGCGAGTTCAAGCACCTACGCGGCTTCGAGGCGACGGCGACCGAGAGCATGCACTTCATAAGCGACCCGCGCCT from Candidatus Eisenbacteria bacterium includes the following:
- a CDS encoding GNAT family N-acetyltransferase, which gives rise to MALTVRVLEAVRDVPREAWDALVADESPFLEWEWLAALEEGKTVTRETGWLPQHLGLYDGDRLVGACPLYVKAHSMGEFVFDQGWATAARRAGIDYYPKLLVAVPFTPVTGARFLARPHDAAMVRTALATMLERLCAEHDFSSVHVNFCRDEEVAALAARGWLRRTGFQYKWRNEGYGSFDDYLASLRAKRRNQTRRERRELEAQGVEITAYTGDAIGPDLAPIMFQLYRTTVDQLPWGQRYLTRRVFDVVLERFRHRLCVILARQGGEIVAGTFNVQKGDALYGRYWGTLRYLRHLHFNVCYYAAIEHCIRHGLARFEPGAGGEFKHLRGFEATATESMHFISDPRLRAAVRDYLARERPAVEGEIEWYGEKTSLRRDREK